AGTGTGTCGTAATCTTAATTAGTAAATAAATTGAGGCATAATCTTCAAGGTTTTGGAGTAGATCTAGAAATTTCGAGGAAGAGAGGTGAGAGTGATAGAAGTTAGGGTTGAGGGGAGAGGAGAAGACAATAGAGAGAAAGAGGGGTGGGGCGGGTTCATTTTTTCCAAAATGTGAACACCGAGGCCGCTAATTGAGACCACGTGCAAAGCACGTTATTTCTCTACATTCCTCGACGCTATTAGTGACTAGAATTAGGTAGACACAGGACAACGTCGAGAAAACACGGATAGTGTACTCTCAGCCTAACCGTATAACCCAAGCGTCGAAGCCAGAGCGTCTAGAAAACAtgcattttgtagtagtgattagATGAGCGAACGACCCATAAGCAGAGAGCCACGTGTCACATATATTTTCTCATggacgccttttaatatatagtatggatattgcattgatagtaaaaatattttgatgacgCATGACCTACGTGATTCTTATATGTACCATTTAAATCCGACATGTAGGATTGCCACAACTAATGTacgttgtcgcaacttgcgacctttatcatcacccttaaAGCTAGTTTTCTTCCATTTTCTAGTCTTCCTTGAACTTCACCGATCAAGAGGTCTCCTCAGTACCAACTACCAAGTCTTAGCAATATCCTTGTACTGCAGATATAATGGCACACGAAAATACGAAACACGGTCGACGGGACAATGATCTGCCCAatttgttactccctccgttcctaaataagtgtcacttaTTGGGAACGGCACGAAGCTTAATAAAATTGTGAAGTGTGTAAGATGTAATAATTGAGAATATTTTTGTTTTGGGaaggaaaaagtagataattatttattgataaagtacaaataaaagtggatgtggggattaaaaagtggaaaagtgtagaatgtgtaagtaaaagtaatcatgatttatgaaaaatggaaaaagtgtatggaaaagtgtgaaaagtgtatggaaaagtgggaaaagtatatgttcaaaaatagaaaagtGACACTTATAAGTGAACGCCAAAAATGAaaaagtgacacttatttaggaacggaaaGAGTATTATCAAAACAAGGAACCAACATTGTGTGGTTTTATTTTTCAATGTGTGTCGATGACTTGAGTATTTCAAATTCCTGCATGATGCTATTTTGAGATCTAAACACTATTTGAACTATTTCTTTCATAAGATATGTACGGGATGATTCACTTTCTCAGAGCAAGTACAACAGTCTAGACGGTTGTACTTACTCTAAGGGGACTTGTTGTACGGGATAATCCCGTGGCCAATCTAAGTACAAGAATAAGGGTCCCAAGGCCCAAAGACAAGAATAAGGGTCTCAAGGCCCAAATGCACAAGAACAAACTGCAAATGGGCCAAGGCCCAAGTCTAAGACTTAATATCCTACAAACCCCTATAAATACTCATTATGGGGGAAGGTAAGGGGGGGGGGGACTTTCTCCACTCTCACACTCTACTCTTTACTTTCtctctatatattatactagaCACTAATGTTGGGCGTCGGAGACCCCGATCCGGGAAACCTCCTCGGGTCCGGGGTTCACTTTCCAGGAACTCACGTTCACGTTCTAGATAAGAAGATCCGACCACAACATCCGATTCCAATACCGGAACAAGATATACTTAAATCAAATAAACCCGGTCTTGTTGTTTGATCTTTGCTTGAGCTTGCACATATCATATTTAATATTCATACTCAAGCTTAAGTCTAAACAAAATCAAATTGCACATTTCATGACCCTTATCATGGCAATATGGCATATAGATTTAGGTGATAATTAAGTTGTCATAACCCCATACACCCCGAAGATCACGATGTAACACACGTACGTACGTGGTACGTTGTATGTACACTCACTTGTTGTAACCTTTAGTACTCGATTTACAGTTGAATAACGCTTATGCTTGAATAGATAGTTCTGACTGCAAATCCCGTACAAAGTACCATAAGGATATATTATGCTTATATTCGCATGTTGTAATGGTCAGAACTCGAGCTTCGTTAGCATGTGGGCAACCCATACATGGTTCAAAATAACatgcatgctaattaaataacTTACGTACTCCATATCTTTGGATCTCATGTACAAATTCTACCAGCTGTAAAGATTCTGTAACTTTTGAAAAATAGATATGATATGATCATAAAatacgatttttttttataaaagaagTAATGCTTCGGTAGTTTACTAACTATCAAGACACACGTCGCGGTCACCCACCACTTACTATACAGACATACTATTAAGTGTCATTTAACAATTAAGTAAGAATTGGATCGTATAATATAAGACTAGCCGATAAAATAATTATaacattttttatatatatttcgattttGGATATGTAGGAGAGATTACATAAGTACTATGATATTATTACACAACATGATTTCCATGATCATGTGGGTTAGAGAAGAAAACTAGAGGGAGTAGAATAAATGAATAtattaattgtaattaattaattatccaaTACCTAAGAAaatcaattaataattaaaaaaattggattaaaaaattagggtttttttggggcccttttatcttgttttggttggaaagatgAGCCATTCTTGATGAGATGATAATAATGTGATTCTGAGCCAAAGACACAATCTTCCATGCATTCTTCTTTTGCTTGCAATTATTGAATGATTCTTCCTTTCTTTAAGCTCTCCCTTGCTCCAATTGAACCTACTCCACTGTCAAGCACACTGAATCCCATGGTATATATCAGTTTATAGTTCTTACCTAAATtagttaataaaataaattcaatctcctaagtctcatttaagcataataataataatactaatacgGGTATACAATTATTATGACGACCAGTAACAGTTCTTGAACAATGATGGAGGcagtatatataaaaaaaaagaggcaATATACTCCTCGTGTAGTATGAGATACTCACAATTAATTATGCTCAAAGTTGAAGGGTCGGGACTAAAATTAGACTACAAAAGTTTTCGCCAGGGACTAGGCCCACCACAACCATAGTAAAGGTTTGTCACTGATGTCAacctaaaatttaattttggatCTAAAATAAAGTGCAGAGTGCCCTACATTACTACATATGCACATAATACAAATGAACATCTAAAGTTAAATGAAATATTTGAACATCAAAGTCGTAATTCATAAATAGAAAACTGAATCAAAATTCTAACATGTACCTATCTTATACTTCGTACTAGACTGAACAAATTTGTAAATATCAATGTTAGAGTTATTGTAAGTCCATCTCTAGCAGGATATTAAAATCGGCTTGTAAATGATCTCAAGTAAGATagcaattttattttaaagctGTTAATGTCATTATCATAGTAGTGGTACTTTGTAGTGAAGACATAGATTGTCATTGATAGTTGCACACATGTAATGCCAGCAAAAATACGTGCGACCATGTCTCTAAAGACAGCCGAGGCCGAAGGAAGGGCATGATTGATGCCAACTAGACCACTACATGAGGCATAATTTAGAATTGaggttatgattttttttatgaatttattattcGTGATCTAATTTTTGGATTAAAGGACAAAAATGATACATTAACTATCTTGCATAAGGTGGAGAAATGCAGAGTTGATCCCTTATGAGACTGTCTAACTAaacaaaattttcaaactcatagACTTTTAAGTGATTTTATGACTTTTtcgttgattttttttgtttaactaATACGTATTTTAACGAAATAAAATCCATCAAACTTGCTTATATACGAATTTGGCATGTATAAAGTGATTAAATGTCTAATTTATAAAGAAAGTATACCTGAGGGAGGGGTTACGCAAATGGGAGTAATGGGCTTAGAGATAATGGGAGGAGAAACAGTAATTGGGCCAGCAGAAGAAGGTGGGAAAATGTGGGCTGGTAGGCCCATAGCAGCAGCCTGGTGATGGGATTGGTGTTgatgttggtggtggtggtggtgatggtgagAGTAAGGGTAAAATGGGTAATATGGCATCAATGTGTTTGCTCCCGCCATCATAGCCTGACCTGGATACATCTGTGTGTAATGCTGCCCACCGTTTATGTAGGCCCCACCACTGTAGCTTAACTTCTGCAATTACAGTAACATATTAGTTTGACCATTCAGTCAACAATATAACGGTCCTAATTACGAaaggagaaaaaagaaaacTCAAAAGAAGGAAAGGGTAGGGACCGAGGGAGAAGATTTTTCGATCTTAATTGTACAGTCAGTTATACCTAGAAAGTATATTTAATTGTACGGTGAAAATTTTTGAGATATGATAACTTTTAGCATTTGGAATAAAAAGTTATTTCGTTAATTTGTTGTGCACATTATTTTAGGCAAAGTATCTGAAATTGACAAATAATAATACAATGTatattgaaattgatttttagtGTGAATACCAATTTTTTTACTTatcaaaaagtaaaataaaattcaatgtaTATTGAAATAAATTAAGAGCAACACATATCGCATTGGGTTTTTAAGCTCAAAGAGATACATTTTATAAGAAGAATAGATAGATGATTGATCTGATAAATATACGAAATGGAAGGAGTGTCTTTTTATATGGTTCCATATTACAAATGAAAATCATGAGAAGAAAAATGAGATGCTTATGGTTAATTAGAGGGGACCACCAATTTGTTTTCGTGCAAATTTAATGTGTGTATATGATCATTGGTCATATGAAATCTTATGCAAAGATACAATTGAAACTGTTGTCATCGTTGGACTCATATTAGTTTGCAACTTTGCATCAAAAAGAGTTGCTGGTCTCACAGATGAAGTCATTAGGTGAAATTTTAGTACGGACTAAAAATTAACCATTTTATTGCCACTTTTTGGAAAATAATGCTTGGTATTATGGCGTACGATTTGTTTGGTTACGCTTCACAATTTAGTATATGGATCCGTCTAGGAGAATTACACACCCAATGTTATTTTTAAGTCCATTTGAATTTGAGAGATCACCTTATTAGCCAAAGAGCAAAATAATGAACGCGGATATGTAATATAAAGTACACTCTGGCATATAATGAACACATAATGATTTGTGCACGCTAAGTTTAAAATGTTTGCGATCACAAAACATAAAACAGTTGAAGATTTCACTATTTCAATTATAGTTTCAACAACCAAGTCAAACATAAATTTGCAACACATGACAATGTACGTAGTAATTATAGTTGAATTGAAGTAGTATGAAGTAGGGAATATTTACTTACATGATTGTAGCCAACATCAGCTGCAATATAGGTTGGAGAGTACCtgaaataatttcaaaataacAATGTACATTAGATTATAAATTTCCAATTCACAATTGttacaatttaattaaattataccCATAGAAAGGAACAGCTTGATGGGGATGAAACGGTGTCGTTGTAGTAGGCGAACTAGCACGACCAGCAGCAGCAGGATAGTACCACTGCACATGACCTGCAGCAGTAGGTGCAGCAGCCGTGGTGGTACCACCAACATTGGTGTTGCTATTGTTTGACACTTGCCGTTGATAGGGTTGCGGAGTGGTGGAAGATGCTCGAGGTGGACGGCGAGCCCCTAGTGCAGCTAGGTTGCAGTTAGCACGTCTGCCGTTGATAATTGGTGTTGCATCTTCACATGCCTTCTTTGCTGCCTCTGCCTCCTTAAAAGTCACCTGtacgttttaattaattaattaatattaatattaatattaatattattatttgttatatGTAAATGATTATTCTAGTGTCGAAAGCAAAGATCGATAACGATAACGATAACAATAACTTACAAAGCCATAACCCTTGGATCGACCGGTGATCTTATCGGAAATGATAACCGCCTCCAAGATCTCACCGTACTTCTCAAAATGTTCGTACAATGATTGCTTAGGCGTCTCCC
This sequence is a window from Spinacia oleracea cultivar Varoflay chromosome 1, BTI_SOV_V1, whole genome shotgun sequence. Protein-coding genes within it:
- the LOC110798849 gene encoding probable RNA-binding protein ARP1; translated protein: MTMSDYNNNDNSNTKSQFGDTTLTKVFVGGLAWETPKQSLYEHFEKYGEILEAVIISDKITGRSKGYGFVTFKEAEAAKKACEDATPIINGRRANCNLAALGARRPPRASSTTPQPYQRQVSNNSNTNVGGTTTAAAPTAAGHVQWYYPAAAGRASSPTTTTPFHPHQAVPFYGYSPTYIAADVGYNHKLSYSGGAYINGGQHYTQMYPGQAMMAGANTLMPYYPFYPYSHHHHHHHQHQHQSHHQAAAMGLPAHIFPPSSAGPITVSPPIISKPITPICVTPPSVCLTVE